In Novipirellula artificiosorum, the genomic window TATGGATGCACCGCAGAAGAGTCCCTATTCGAAAGCGGTGCTTGCAATTCAAGCAACCGTCAGCGTGACGCTCGCACGTCAACGGGTACCGCTGAGCCGAATTGTCGACCTTGTCCCCGGGTCCATGCTCACTTTCGATTCCCATTGCGACGAACCGTTGATTTTGGAAGTTGGCGGTCAAGGGATCGCCAAAGGGGAGACCGTGAAGATTGGCGACAAGTTCGGACTGAGAATTCGAGAGATCCTCGCCCAACCGTCCGAACACTAGCCAGCGTCGCTCCAACGGCGGCGACGCTCGTACTTGCCCGTCCCGCCTGTCCGAACCGCTGGGAGCGATACAAGGCCTACGCTACACGCGCCCCGCTCACCGTCTGCCGTCGGGTTGGCCCCACTCAGTTGTCTTTGTACCAACTCGAGTAAAAGACATAGTTTTTGGCGATTTTCTCAATCATCTCTTTCGCCTGCTCGGGATCGACGTCTTTGATTCGTTTTGCGGGGGTCCCCGCGTAAAGACTTCCCGGTTCGATTCTGGTTCCTTGCAGCACCACGGACCCCGCACCGATGATCGATCCTTCCCCGACATGCACATGATCGAGAACCACCGATCCGATGCCGATCAAGCAGTTCTTTTCGATTTTCGCACCATGCACACAAACGTTGTGACCGATGGAAACGTTGTCGTCGATTTCGATGACCGATTTCTGATACAGCGTATGCAGCACCGAGCCGTCTTGAATGTTGACGCGATTCCCGATCCGAATCGAGTTCACATCGCCTCGGACGACGGAGCCAAACCAAACCGAGCACTCGTCGCCCATGACAACGTCACCC contains:
- a CDS encoding FliM/FliN family flagellar motor switch protein encodes the protein MNTPGMDAPQKSPYSKAVLAIQATVSVTLARQRVPLSRIVDLVPGSMLTFDSHCDEPLILEVGGQGIAKGETVKIGDKFGLRIREILAQPSEH
- a CDS encoding gamma carbonic anhydrase family protein, encoding MGIIKTVRGITPQFGNNCFVADTAVVVGDVVMGDECSVWFGSVVRGDVNSIRIGNRVNIQDGSVLHTLYQKSVIEIDDNVSIGHNVCVHGAKIEKNCLIGIGSVVLDHVHVGEGSIIGAGSVVLQGTRIEPGSLYAGTPAKRIKDVDPEQAKEMIEKIAKNYVFYSSWYKDN